In Colletotrichum higginsianum IMI 349063 chromosome 1, whole genome shotgun sequence, one genomic interval encodes:
- a CDS encoding Cytochrome c1 gives MLARSCLRSARTFTNGAVTISKRAASTSSGAGAEASPSRLNLAAITSTSLALGSMAWYYHLYGPSANAAAPAEEGLHPTNYPWVHEQWFKTFDHQALRRGFQVYREVCASCHSLSRVPYRTLVGSILTVDEAKALAEENEYPGEPNEQGDIEMRPGKLSDYIPDPYKNEEAARFANNGALPPDLSLIIKARHGGCNYIFSLLTGYPEEPPAGAVVAPGMNFNPYFPGTGIAMARVLYDDLVEYEDGTPASTSQMAKDVVEFLNWAAEPEMDDRKRMGMKVLVVSASLWALSVWVKKYKWAWLKSRKLAYDPPKETKVRH, from the exons ATGTTGGCAAGGTCCTGCTTGCGCTCGGCGCGCACATTCACAAATGGCGCCGTCACGATTTCCAAG CGTGCGGCCTCTACTTCCAGCGGCGCTGGTGCCGAAGCTTCCCCGTCCCGACTgaacctcgccgccatcacgTCGACGTCCCTCGCCCTGGGTTCCATGGCCTGGTACTACCACCTCTACGGACCTTCCGCGAACGCCGCGGCGCCTGCTGAAGAGGG TCTGCACCCTACCAACTACCCCTGGGTCCACGAGCAGTGGTTCAAGACTTTCGACCACCAGGC TCTCCGCCGTGGTTTCCAGGTCTACCGTGAGGTCTGCGCCTCCTGCCATTCCCTCAGCCGTGTTCCCTACCGAACCCTCGTCGGTTCCATCTTGActgtcgacgaggccaaggcgttggccgaggagaacgagTACCCCGGTGAGCCCAACGAGCAGGGCGATATCGAGATGCGCCCCGGCAAGCTTTCCGACTACATCCCCGACCCCTACAAgaacgaggaggccgcccgCTTCGCCAACAACGGTGCCCTCCCTCCCGATTTGAGCTTGATCATCAAGGCCCGCCACGGCGGCTGCAACTACATCTTCAGCCTGTTGACCGGTTACCCCGAGGAGCccccggccggcgccgtcgtcgcccccgGCATGAACTTCAACCCCTACTTCCCCGGTACCGGTATTGCCATGGCCCGTGTCCTctacgacgacctcgtcgagtACGAGGACGGCACCCCCGCGTCGACCTCCCAGATGGCCAAGGACGTTGTCGAGTTCCTCAACTGGGCCGCTGAGCCCGAGATGGACGACCGTAAGCGCATGGGTATGAAGGTTCTCGTCGTTTCAGCCTCCCTCTGGGCTCTTAGCGTCTGGGTCAAGAAGTACAAGTGGGCCTGGCTCAAGTCGAGAAAGCTCGCCTACGACCCTCCCAAGGAGACGAAGGTTCGCCACTAA
- a CDS encoding Phospho-2-dehydro-3-deoxyheptonate aldolase: MSSFFIENKNVGNKAESEDWRIRGYNPLTPPDLLQHEIAQTAKSKQTVIEGREEAVAIVNGTDEKQRLLVIIGPCSIHDPKAALEYCDLLLQAKEKHKDELLIVMRSYLEKPRTTVGWKGLINDPDIDNSFKINKGLRLSRQLFVDLTDKGMPIASEMLDTISPQFLADLLSVGAVGARTTESQLHRELASGLSFPVGFKNGTDGSLGVSIDAIGAVRHPHHFLSVTKPGVVAIVGTVGNEDCFTILRGGTRGTNYDAKSIAEAKAALEKAGLPQRLMVDCSHGNSLKNHKNQPKVAADLAGQIAGGEAAIMGVMIESNINEGNQKVPKEGKEGLKYGVSITDACIHWDDTVAVLDQLADAIKQRREVLGRNGQA; the protein is encoded by the exons ATGTCT AGCTTCTTCATCGAGAACAAGAATGTTGGCAACAAGGCCGAGAGTGAAGATTGGCGAA TTCGCGGCTACAATCCTCTGACTCCTCCCGACCTGCTTCAGCACGAAATCGCACAAACTGCCAAGTCGAAGCAGACCGTGAtcgagggccgcgaggaggccgtcgccatTGTCAACGGTACCGACGAGAAGCAAAGACTCTTGGTCATTATTGGTCCTTGCTCGATTCACGACcccaaggccgccctcgagtACTGCGACTTGCTGCTGCAAGCTAAGGAGAAGCACAAGGATGAGCTGCTCATTGTCATGCGCTCCTACCTGGAGAAGCCACGCACAACAGTGGGATGGAAGGGACTGATCAACGACCCGGATATCGACAACAGCTTCAAGATTAACAAGGGCCTGCGCCTGTCAAGACAGCTCTTCGTCGACCTTACCGACAAGGGCATGCCCATTGCCAGCGAGATGCTCGATACCATCTCGCCTCAGTTCCTTGCCGATTTGCTGTCCGTTGGCGCGGTCGGTGCGAGAACCACCGAGAGTCAGCTTCACCGAGAGCTGGCCAGCGGTCTCAGTTTCCCTGTTGGTTTCAAGAACGGTACCGACGGCTCCCTCGGGGTCTCCATTgacgccatcggcgctgtCAGACACCCTCATCACTTCCTCTCCGTCACCAAGCCTGGTGTTGTTGCCATCGTTGGCACCGTGGGCAATGAGGACTGTTTCACCATTCTGAGAGGTGGTACTCGGGGCACCAACTACGATGCCAAGAGCATTGCAGAGGCGAAGGCTGCATTGGAGaaggccggcctgccccaGAGACTCATGGTTGATTGCAGCCATGGCAACTCGCTCAAGAACCACAAGAACCAGCCCAAGGTTGCCGCTGACCTCGCTGGCCagatcgccggcggcgaagctgCCATCATGGGTGTCATGATTGAAAGCAATATCAACGAGG GTAACCAGAAGGTAcccaaggagggcaaggagggttTGAAATATGGTGTCAGTATCACGGATGCATGCATCCACTGGGACGACACCGTTGCCGTTCTGGACCAACTTGCCGACGCAATCAAGCAGCGCCGGGAGGTCCTCGGCAGGAATGGCCAAGCTTAa
- a CDS encoding Integral membrane protein, giving the protein MAKHHLQRLESPSRSVSLVLHIAGILSFLASFNFLSGLTHDISMGFGGNYQHLTNIGLILSFVTFATGLLADITLNPSLFAIKNALSITAAPLEVLISILYWGIRSIDKRLLIPEGFELHWLPDVGFHLVPAVVLSLDLILFSPPWTIRAYSAMSISMIFAFLYWGWVELCFSKNGWYPYPIFDVLNTVQRVGLFTFSAALMTASTSLLKWVYGRFNGYEQMEKDAYKPLKKTL; this is encoded by the exons ATGGCCAAACATCACCTGCAACGGCTGGAATCGCCGTCTCGTTCAGTCTCCTTGGTGCTGCACATTGCCGGCATCCTCTCGTTTCTTGCTTCGTTCAACTTCTTGAGCGGGCTCACTCATGACATCTCCATGGGCTTCGGAGGGAACTACCAGCACCTCACCAACATCGGTTTGATTTTGTCCTTTGTGACGTTCGCAACAGGGTTGCTGGCCGACATCACGTTGAACCCTTCGCTATTTGCTATCAAGAACGCTTTGTCAATCACGGCGGCACCGTTGGAAGTACTCATCAGCATCCTGTACTGGGGAATTCGGTCCATCGACAAGCGGCTGTTGATACCGGAAGGGTTCGAGCTCCATTGGTTGCCAGACGTCGGTTTTCATCTGGTCCCAGCTGTCGTCCTATCTCTCGACCTCATCCTGTTCAGCCCACCATGGACGATTCGTGCGTACTCAGCCATGTCAATCAGCATGATTTTTGCCTTCTTGTACTGGGGCTGGGTTGAGTTGTGCTTCAGTAAGAACGGATG GTACCCCTATCCTATTTTTGACGTCCTCAACACTGTACAGCGAGTTGGATTGTTCACGTTCTCTGCGGCATTGATGACGGCTAGCACGAGCCTCCTGAAATGGGTGTATGGAAGATTCAATGGCTACGAACAGATGGAGAAGGACGCTTATAAGCCTCTGAAAAAGACGCTCTAG
- a CDS encoding Cyclophilin type peptidyl-prolyl cis-trans isomerase/CLD — translation MADEDSKGNKRSHEAFAAQDDDSSSDDDMGPQLPSEAPKKKRRVLPYEKLYVAALPKSTRYSKSLMHKEQLAFVTVTPLTDFIITSSIDGVVKFWKKVAQGIEFVKEFKAHADEIRSVSVSQDGRSFATAGTDETVKIFDVITFDLLAMLKLKFVPRCVCWVHNRGASLPLLAVSEDTNSNIHIFDGRGERQDPIHSIKSLHRSPVSIMVFNSLYDCVLSADDKGMLEYWRPSGDYEKPDNVFEFKASTNLFEFKKAKSIPTSITISPTGKQFVTFSQPDRKIRIFDFASGKLYRTYDESLQVIEEMQQAGSVLQKLETVEFGRRFAVEREIDSAAYKNKANVIFDESGNFIIYGSIVGVKVLNTYTNQIVRVYGKDENFRAVNLAIYQGQPQKKGITTVEMGASANPLLQESESRDPILIATGVNKQRFYMFTNDEDISKSVRDVQNEKPTILGQKKAAEAKKIETGTAAVIHTSYGDIHIRLFPDAAPKAVENFVTHSKKGYYNNTIFHRVIRKFMIQGGDPLGDGTGGESIWGKEFADEFSSLKHDKPYTVSMANAGPNTNGSQFFITTEKTPWLDGKHTIFGRATQGLDIIHKIENVRTYKEKPEEDIKILNIDIV, via the exons ATGGCCGATGAGGACTCCAAGGGGAACAAGAGGTCCCATGAGGCCTTCGCTGCCCAAGATGACG ACAGCTCttcggacgacgacatgggTCCTCAGCTGCCCTCAGAAGccccgaagaagaagcgccgGGTCCTCCCCTACGAGAAACTATATGTTGCCGCACTTCCCAAATCGACCCGATATTCAAAGTCCCTGATGCACAAGGAGCAACTTGCCTTCGTGACTGTCACGCCACTCACAGATTTCATCATCACATCCTccatcgacggcgtcgtcaagTTTTGGAAGAAAGTGGCGCAGGGAATCGAGTTTGTCAAGGAATTCAAGGCGCATGCGGACGAGATCCGATCAGTCTCGGTCAGTCAAGACGGAAGGAGCTTCGCGACCGCTGGTACAGACGAGACCGTCAAGATCTTCGACGTCATCACCTTCGATCTCCTGGCCATGCTCAAGCTGAAATTTGTGCCTCGGTGCGTGTGTTGGGTTCACAACAGAGGGGCTTCTCTTCCTTTGCTTGCGGTGTCCGAAGACACCAACTCCAACATACATATTTTCGACGGTCGAGGAGAGAGGCAAGACCCTATACACAGTATCAAGTCACTGCATAGAAGCCCAGTGTCTATCATGGTATTCAACAGCCTATACGATTGTGTGCTATCTGCGGACGATAAAGGTATGCTGGAGTACTGGCGGCCGAGCGGCGACTACGAGAAGCCGGATAATGTCTTCGAGTTCAAGGCCTCCACAAACCTGTTTGAGTTCAAAAAGGCAAAGTCGATTCCGACGTCAATCACCATTTCGCCTACAGGGAAGCAATTCGTAACATTCTCCCAGCCAGACAGGAAAATCCGAATCTTCGACTTCGCGTCCGGCAAACTGTACCGGACATATGACGAGTCGCTACAGGTCATCGAGGAGATGCAACAAGCCGGTTCCGTTCTTCAAAAATTAGAAACCGTCGAATTTGGGCGACGTTTCGCAGTCGAACGGGAGATCGACTCGGCGGCGTACAAAAACAAGGCCAACGTCATCTTCGACGAATCTGGCAACTTTATCATCTATGGCTCAATCGTCGGCGTCAAAGTGCTCAACACCTACACCAACCAGATCGTCAGGGTGTATGGCAAAGATGAAAACTTCCGAGCGGTCAACCTGGCGATCTATCAAGGTCAGCCGCAGAAGAAAGGCATCACCACCGTGGAGATGGGTGCCTCTGCCAACCCTCTGCTCCAGGAGTCCGAGTCGAGGGACCCTATTCTGATTGCGACGGGAGTGAACAAGCAGCGATTTTACATGTTCACCAATGATGAAGACATATCCAAATCAGTAAGAGATGTACAGAACGAGAAGCCTACAATTCTTGGCCAGAAGAAGGCTGCagaggccaagaagatcGAAACAGGAACTGCAGCAGTCATCCACACGAGCTATGGCGACATCCACATCCGCCTGTTTCCCGATGCTGCTCCCAAGGCTGTCGAGAACTTCGTCACGCATTCGAAGAAGGGCTACTACAATAACACAATCTTCCATCGTGTAATTCGCAAGTTCATGATCCAGGGTGGAGATCCTCTTGGCGACGGCACCGGTGGCGAAAGTATATGGGGCAAGGAGTTCGCGGATGAGTTCAGTAGTCTGAAGCACGACAAGCCATACACCGTCAGCATGGCTAATGCAGGCCCAAACACCAATGGGAGTCAGTTCTTTATCACTACAGAAAAGACG CCGTGGCTGGACGGAAAGCACACCATCTTCGGGCGTGCGACTCAGGGGCTGGACATCATCCACAAAATCGAGAACGTACGGACGTACAAAGAGAAGCCAGAGGAAGACATCAAAATCCTCAACATCGATATAGTATAG